In a genomic window of Pseudodesulfovibrio senegalensis:
- a CDS encoding protein-tyrosine phosphatase family protein — translation MTVPAYQLTWVTDQLAVGAAPMSDKQLDALHAAGVDAVLNLCGEFCDLHDIECQAGFEVYHMPLADEEAPELAELEKALAWLDEAIYLGKKVLIHCRHGIGRTGTVLNAYLLRRGLGHQGAWKKLKKLRSKPANFAQWWTIRKYGRSSRKLTLREPSLEMKRAVDLAPFFKDYTILEARAEDLFAYELGNDQRCGRDHTRCCSTPITLSLIEAVHLTHFMNARLSSDERLQAIGRAVETAKKERSTAQNVDQGADAGEYCLSEAGATCPLLHEGACMLWEHRPLQCRTYELAQDTASDLWNTVLAPGLEKLSLETWFAYTGVMAHEDLPGFALADVVSGRYVQAVFHLMMRYGAA, via the coding sequence ATGACCGTTCCCGCATACCAGCTCACCTGGGTCACGGACCAGCTCGCGGTGGGAGCCGCCCCCATGAGCGACAAACAGCTCGACGCCCTGCACGCGGCGGGCGTGGACGCGGTGCTCAACCTGTGCGGCGAATTCTGCGACCTGCACGACATCGAATGCCAGGCCGGATTCGAGGTCTACCACATGCCCCTGGCCGACGAGGAGGCGCCGGAACTGGCCGAACTGGAAAAGGCGCTGGCCTGGCTGGACGAGGCCATCTATCTGGGAAAAAAGGTGCTCATCCACTGCCGGCACGGCATCGGGCGCACCGGGACCGTGCTCAACGCCTACCTGCTGCGGCGCGGGCTCGGGCATCAGGGTGCCTGGAAAAAACTCAAGAAGCTGCGCTCCAAGCCCGCCAACTTCGCCCAGTGGTGGACCATCCGCAAATACGGACGCTCAAGCCGCAAACTGACCCTGCGCGAACCGTCCCTTGAAATGAAACGTGCGGTGGACCTCGCGCCGTTCTTCAAGGACTACACCATCCTCGAAGCTCGGGCCGAAGACCTTTTTGCCTACGAACTGGGCAACGACCAGCGTTGCGGCCGCGACCATACGCGCTGCTGCAGCACGCCCATCACCCTGTCGCTCATCGAGGCCGTGCACCTGACCCACTTCATGAACGCACGGCTTTCCAGCGACGAACGCCTGCAGGCCATCGGCCGGGCCGTGGAAACCGCAAAAAAGGAACGCAGCACGGCCCAAAACGTGGATCAGGGTGCGGACGCGGGCGAATACTGCCTGTCCGAGGCCGGAGCCACCTGCCCTCTGCTCCATGAGGGCGCATGCATGCTCTGGGAACACCGCCCGCTGCAGTGCCGCACCTATGAACTGGCGCAGGACACGGCCAGCGACCTCTGGAACACGGTGCTGGCGCCGGGGCTGGAAAAGCTCTCGCTGGAAACGTGGTTCGCCTACACCGGGGTCATGGCCCACGAAGACCTGCCCGGGTTTGCTCTGGCCGACGTCGTCTCCGGCCGCTACGTGCAGGCCGTGTTCCACCTGATGATGCGCTATGGCGCAGCCTGA
- a CDS encoding PEP/pyruvate-binding domain-containing protein → MFNKELFKHWTYQVFSPGALLRTKYNAFKDLLRHDTRALELIADLEGFFYGHELADRARINRMAAELSQEVKGVVDALTAMSPARYVDLPEFFKKIDFYARMNLQLDEPDLAPPYVLELDEVADRADQAGGKAANLAAVRTAGIPTPPGFVITANAFHYFMESNELRPRVEDILSSVVLSDSDGLLQAMQELQELILAAEVPEDIAHDILEAVNDFMPEGCHLAVRSSALAEDGNVSFAGQYASELNVSPDEVLDAYKRVLAGKYCPRAVTYRIRNGLSDADTAMAVLVLPMLDAEAAGVVYTDDPACPALGGDAMGVYAVQGLADGLVDGSRTPDKYFLSREEKPRLLEGCAQGGVLLPEPALLRLGEYCSSLETIFNAPQDVEWVMMPGGGISILQTRPLQQEKDEVPEHDAKDLGTVLYSGLERASGGAGCGEVFPAATGEEFAAIPQGAVVVTPTLRPALTQFMDRIAALVAAQGSRASHFASVAREHGVPVLVDSTAAQGLTKGRTVTVDAVSGAIMEGCVSEVLRRANQETKAPEAATRPYKSVIPHTVKLTLTDPEADNFTPEGCRSLHDIVRFAHEKSVAEMFSLVDKRGRGMTRAKKLKTDLPLVMYVLDLGGGLFGMAGDKDVITPDDIVGRPMWALWFGLSDSRIAWDRKQTHMDWEEFDRISGGIFKFDSQLLASYAIISDDYLHLMVRFGYHFSVVDSVCGPETGSNYINFRFKGGGAGFDQRLLRLRFIRKVLEYCGFETSSTGDMIDASVTRLDESAIQRLLARLGYLLAATRLMDMALRDEEQVDQKAEEFIQSFENKN, encoded by the coding sequence GTGTTCAACAAGGAACTGTTCAAGCACTGGACCTATCAGGTTTTTTCACCGGGTGCGCTTTTGCGCACCAAGTACAACGCCTTCAAGGACCTGCTGCGCCACGACACCCGCGCCCTTGAACTCATCGCCGATCTGGAAGGATTCTTCTACGGTCACGAGCTGGCGGACCGGGCACGCATCAACCGCATGGCCGCCGAGCTTTCCCAAGAAGTGAAAGGTGTGGTGGACGCATTGACCGCCATGAGCCCGGCCCGGTACGTGGATCTTCCGGAATTCTTCAAGAAGATCGACTTCTACGCGCGCATGAACCTGCAGCTGGACGAGCCGGACCTGGCACCGCCCTATGTCCTGGAACTGGACGAAGTGGCGGACCGGGCTGATCAGGCCGGAGGCAAGGCCGCCAACCTCGCGGCCGTGCGAACGGCAGGCATTCCCACGCCGCCCGGATTCGTGATCACGGCCAACGCATTCCACTATTTCATGGAAAGCAACGAATTGCGTCCGCGCGTCGAGGATATCCTTTCTTCGGTGGTTCTCTCGGACAGCGACGGCCTTTTGCAGGCCATGCAGGAACTTCAGGAACTCATACTGGCTGCTGAAGTGCCCGAGGACATTGCCCACGACATCCTTGAAGCCGTGAACGATTTCATGCCCGAAGGCTGCCATCTGGCCGTGCGCTCCAGTGCGCTGGCCGAGGACGGCAACGTATCGTTTGCCGGACAATACGCCAGCGAACTGAACGTTTCTCCGGACGAGGTGCTGGACGCCTACAAACGGGTGCTGGCTGGCAAATACTGCCCGCGCGCCGTAACCTATCGCATCCGCAACGGCCTTTCGGACGCGGACACGGCCATGGCAGTACTGGTGTTGCCCATGCTGGATGCCGAAGCTGCCGGGGTGGTCTACACGGACGACCCGGCCTGCCCGGCTCTGGGCGGAGACGCCATGGGGGTCTACGCAGTACAGGGGCTGGCTGACGGACTGGTGGACGGCAGCCGCACCCCGGACAAATATTTCCTGAGCCGCGAGGAAAAACCGCGGCTGCTGGAAGGCTGCGCACAGGGCGGTGTTCTGCTGCCCGAACCCGCACTGTTGCGTTTGGGCGAATACTGCTCGTCGCTGGAAACCATTTTCAACGCCCCACAGGATGTGGAATGGGTCATGATGCCCGGGGGCGGCATTTCCATCCTGCAGACCCGCCCCCTGCAACAGGAAAAGGACGAAGTGCCCGAACACGATGCCAAGGATCTTGGAACCGTGCTCTATTCCGGACTGGAACGCGCCTCGGGCGGCGCGGGCTGCGGCGAGGTCTTTCCCGCGGCCACGGGCGAAGAATTCGCGGCCATTCCGCAGGGAGCCGTGGTAGTCACGCCCACGCTTCGGCCTGCCCTGACCCAGTTCATGGACCGCATTGCCGCGCTGGTGGCCGCACAGGGCAGCCGCGCCAGCCACTTTGCATCCGTGGCGCGGGAGCACGGTGTGCCGGTTCTGGTGGACAGCACCGCGGCGCAGGGACTGACAAAAGGACGCACCGTGACCGTGGACGCGGTCAGCGGAGCCATCATGGAGGGCTGCGTTTCCGAGGTGCTGCGCCGGGCCAACCAGGAGACCAAGGCACCGGAAGCGGCCACCCGACCCTACAAGTCCGTCATCCCGCACACGGTCAAGCTGACCCTGACCGACCCGGAAGCCGACAACTTCACGCCCGAGGGCTGCCGGTCCCTGCACGACATCGTGCGTTTCGCCCATGAAAAAAGCGTGGCCGAAATGTTCTCGCTGGTGGACAAACGCGGCCGGGGCATGACACGGGCCAAAAAGCTCAAGACCGACCTGCCGCTGGTCATGTACGTGCTGGATCTGGGCGGCGGGCTGTTCGGCATGGCCGGGGACAAGGACGTCATCACCCCGGACGACATCGTGGGGCGTCCCATGTGGGCCCTGTGGTTCGGGCTTTCCGATTCCCGCATCGCATGGGACCGCAAGCAGACCCACATGGACTGGGAGGAATTCGACCGCATCAGCGGCGGCATCTTTAAGTTCGACTCGCAACTGCTGGCCAGTTACGCCATCATTTCCGACGACTATCTGCACCTCATGGTGCGTTTCGGCTACCATTTTTCCGTGGTGGACTCGGTCTGCGGACCGGAAACCGGCAGCAACTACATCAACTTCCGGTTCAAGGGCGGCGGCGCCGGGTTCGACCAGCGTCTGCTCCGGCTGCGTTTCATTCGCAAAGTACTGGAATATTGCGGATTCGAGACATCATCCACCGGAGACATGATCGACGCCAGCGTGACCCGGCTGGACGAAAGCGCCATCCAGCGACTGCTGGCCCGGCTGGGCTACCTGCTGGCCGCCACCCGGCTCATGGACATGGCCCTCAGGGATGAGGAACAGGTGGACCAAAAGGCCGAAGAATTCATCCAAAGCTTCGAGAACAAGAACTGA
- a CDS encoding response regulator gives MANILVLDDVTDAGILIKRILERKGHQVNAFTEEEEAIRHMENNETNLAILDIKLKKMTGVEVLEEIKKISPATRVIMLTGYPTLETARESLKLGADEYCVKPIDKQELETKVEEILAG, from the coding sequence ATGGCTAATATACTGGTACTGGACGACGTAACGGACGCCGGCATCCTCATCAAGCGCATACTGGAACGCAAGGGCCATCAGGTAAACGCGTTCACCGAAGAGGAAGAAGCCATCCGGCACATGGAAAACAACGAAACCAACCTCGCCATTCTGGACATCAAGCTCAAAAAGATGACAGGAGTGGAGGTGCTTGAGGAAATCAAGAAAATCAGCCCGGCCACACGGGTGATCATGCTCACGGGCTATCCCACGCTGGAAACGGCCCGCGAATCCCTCAAGCTTGGCGCAGACGAATACTGCGTCAAACCCATCGACAAGCAGGAGCTGGAAACCAAGGTCGAGGAAATACTGGCCGGATAA